The sequence TAAATGATGGTCACTGAGGGTCAGGAAAAGGCAAAGCTACtaaaggtgttttttttgtttttatctctGCATAtacaaagaagagaaaggagcttatATTGGCAGTGCCAGGGCTGTTAGTCAACTGAGTATATTACTGAATTtactaagggctgtattacaccaacagattatctgttcAATGGTTGGTGTgtatataacaaaagatctgtgtgtgtaatagtCCATctaaccaatcattggtcagaataTCTGTCAGGTAATCTGTTGGTATAATACAGGCCTAACTGTAGATATGTTCCAAGCTAaactaaataaggtaaatgtgaacaaggctgtgGGtcgagatggattacacccaagatttCTTAAAGAACTCAGTTCAATCATTGCTGTACCCCTGTTCATAAGTTTGGAAGATTCTCTAGGGacgggtacagtgccaagtgactggCGCAAGGtatatgtggtgcccatattcaaaaagtgCTCTAGGtcttccacaggtaattatagaccagtaagtTTACTTCTGTGGTGggcaaatgtttgaaggactcttatatACAAGAGTATGTGACTGTTATTAAtatcataagtgataaccagtatgggtttaccaaggacagaagttgccagactaacctgatttgtttttatgaggaggtgagtagtagcctggacagaggggcggctgtggatgtagtgtttctggattttgcaaaggcttttgatactgtccctcatagacgtttagtaggtaaagtaaggtctataggcttgggaagtatagtttgtaattggattgaaaacttgctgaaggaccgtgtccagagagttgtagtCAGTGATTTCTATTCTGAATGGTCATTATAAGTGTTGTACCTTAAGATTCAGTGCCGGGTCCCCTTTTATTCAGttgatttattaatgatattgaggatgggattaatagccccATTTACCAAGCTAcaaagtactgtgcagtctatggaaaatgtccatatactacaagctgacttgaacattctgagtgattgggcatcaaattGGCaagtgaggttcaatgtggacaaatgtaaagttatgcatcttggtagtaataatctacattcatcatatgtcctaggggatgtaacactaggagagtcacttatagagaaggatttgggtgtccttgtagatggtagattaaataacggcatacaatgtcaatcagctgcttctaaggccatcaggatattgtcatgtattaaagaGTTTCGGACCCGTGGGACAGTGAAGTAATATTACCACATTTCAATGCTTTAGTGCTGCCTTATCTGGAATATGCTGGAAAAATGCTCCAGCAAATGTGCTGGAAAAATTCCAAAGagcagcgactaaactgataaggggcttggagggtcttagttatgaggaaagatttaaaataattaaatatatttagcctTGAGAAGAGGgactaaaaggggggggggggatgagtaacctatacaaatatataaatgaccCATACAAACAAAAGACACGGGTACACTGCCTCCGcctggaagaaaaaaaagaaaaatggccgTCTTCAGAGGCGACAAAACTTTACTGTAggaactgtaaatctgtggaatagtcttaGCTGGAACAGTGGATGGTTTTCAAAAGGGCTTAGATGATTTAGAAGTAAATAACCATAATGCTTATATAAATGTGTATATGTCTGGTCCTCACTCCCCTTTTCTTAATtcccatcccttggttgaacttgatggacttttcaATCATGCTGATTATGTAACTATGTTTCTATTTAGGGGTCCACTGTTCCTCCTCTCTCGGAATATGCTCCACCAACGAACACAAGCTCCGACCATCTCATTGCCTCTAATCCTTTTGATGATGACTATAGTATATCCCCTCTTTCAGGGTACACTTATTTTGGGAAACCAGGATATGCCAATGTCGGATCTTTTAACACTTTTAAGATGCCACCAAATATATCACCAAAAAGGTCTTCTCGTAATGGTGGCTTTCAAAACTTTAGAGATCAGCCACTGTCTTTTCCAAAAGAAATGAAAAGTACATCCCTGGGAAGAACCTTCTCATTCAGCAATATACAAGAAAAAACACTCTttgacaatgatttctttttcaaCAGTGGACTAGGACAAACTATTGCTATGCCTGGGCAGCACTTTAGACCTAACCATAGTCCAGATCTCTTTCACATGACAGGTCTCCACTCTGGCCAGCGAAACAAATTTCAGCCTTCGCCCTATAGGGCTCAAGGTGGCAAAGTGCACTTTATTCAGCAGCCTGAGGACCCCCACCCATTTGAACTGCCACAACATCACTTTATGCATATAAAAATATCTAACTATGAGCAAGAATCTGGTTCTCCATCCAATAAATATCCTAATCTGAACCCAACTGCAAATGAAGACAAATCAAATCTGGGTGAGTTCACCCAGAATACTGCGGATCGACTGGGTTCTAAAAACCATACAGTTAATGCAGATAATTTACAGTCCGAAACCATAGACCTAACTAATTATGGTTCTGGTAGTGGAGCCCACAGCAAGACTTCACTTTCTAAACTTTCAAAAAGTGATGTGACACCTAGTGAAAAATGCAATAGATGGCTACTTCAATCCAGTTTTTGTGGTCCTTTTTCCACCGACACAATATACCCATGTGGTATATGTTCTTTTGAGGTTAGTAATTTTGGGGATGCCATCATGTGTGAAGTCTCTTGTCACAAGTGGTTTCATCGAGCATGTACTGGGATGACAGAGATTGCCTATGCACTACTAACAGCAGAAGCCTCAGCGATTTGGGGTTGCGATACTTGTATGGCAAAGAAGGATGTTCACTTGGTG is a genomic window of Bufo bufo chromosome 1, aBufBuf1.1, whole genome shotgun sequence containing:
- the PYGO1 gene encoding pygopus homolog 1, which translates into the protein MDKSLWDKAGDAAGLDRLVRPGSQLGCPEKKKRKSTVQGSTVPPLSEYAPPTNTSSDHLIASNPFDDDYSISPLSGYTYFGKPGYANVGSFNTFKMPPNISPKRSSRNGGFQNFRDQPLSFPKEMKSTSLGRTFSFSNIQEKTLFDNDFFFNSGLGQTIAMPGQHFRPNHSPDLFHMTGLHSGQRNKFQPSPYRAQGGKVHFIQQPEDPHPFELPQHHFMHIKISNYEQESGSPSNKYPNLNPTANEDKSNLGEFTQNTADRLGSKNHTVNADNLQSETIDLTNYGSGSGAHSKTSLSKLSKSDVTPSEKCNRWLLQSSFCGPFSTDTIYPCGICSFEVSNFGDAIMCEVSCHKWFHRACTGMTEIAYALLTAEASAIWGCDTCMAKKDVHLVHTRK